The DNA segment CAGATTCCCCATGACGAGCCAAGCTTAATGACATTTGACCCGACCCAGACCGAGACTATTTCTACATTTGCAATGCTCACTGGATCTGATATGTAAAgctccttatctttaaaaaaaaatttttttttttttttacatttattcatttttgagaaacagagtgagacaacgcatgagcgggggaggggcagagagaaggagacacagaatccgaagcaggctccaggctctgagcaagcggtcagcacagagcctgatgtggggctcaaacccacaaactgcgagatcatgacctgagccgaagtaggacgctcaaccaactgagccacccaggcaccccaaagctccTTATCTTAAGACCACaaacttttttcatcttctggAATGCATCTCCCTCCTCACCCTTGTTTACAAGACTGGAAACGCAACATCTAAACTAGGTTGAAAAAGCTCCAGTCTAATCCTGTCCTTTTGGCTACATAGATACATTGGATGAAGGGGAGCTATCAAGCGCAGTACTCTATCTGCCCCTCTTAGGAGTTTTTAATCTCCAATTGTTGTTTTAACTGGGTCAGTAATTATTATAAAAGTGTTTCAGGTTATAGGAGCAAGAAACATTaggaaaaagtagaagaaaaaaccTTATTGGAGTACATGAACTTACCACCTTTAGGTCCATTTTCTGGTGTTCTGTGGTCTGGGCAATCAGTCAACAAATGTTCATCAAGATGCTATTTTATAATGGGCACTGGAACAGCTTTTGTCAGAGATCCcaagaaggattttttaaagaaagtagacCCTGTCTTCTAATAGAAGACAAacacaagaaaatgtaaaaacaacgaaaaagaaagtaaggaacAGGGCTCCACAGTTCACAAAGTTACAGTTAATTGCAAATTCATTGTGCAAGGAATAAAGCCTTAAGCACTGAAAGGAGAAAGACTTCCTGTGAGCTATAATGGGATGGAAAAGCTTCAAGGAGTGAGATTTGAGGAAGATTTTAAAGAACTGTGGaaaacctgggtggttcagttagttaagcgtctgacttcagctcaggccatgatcttgcgttccgtgggttcgagccccacgtggggttctgtgctgacagctcagagcctggaacctgcttccgattctgtgactccctgtgTATGAGCGgggactcacacacacactctctcaaaaatatttttaaaaattaaaaagtttaaagaactGCCAGGTTGACAGGCTTTGAGTAGTCGAGAGGGCAACGGAGTACCACAGTTTAGAAGGACCACATAACAAAAGCACAAAGAGGACCTTAAGAGGCACTATAGGACAGTGCGTACAGCATTTGGGCTATGCTAGAAAGCTGAGGAAAATGAACAGCTGAAGAAGGAAAGTTTGGGGCAGATGGCAGAAAGCCTTTAGTTTCAGGATAAGGAGTTGGGGCTTAATCCTTTAGTCCTGAGTGACTCATGATAGCTTCTGATCAGGTGAGCCAACTGATAATGCTTTAACAACTTCAAAAGACCATGAAAAACATGGTCACTAGTCCTCTGGGACTTCAGGATCCTAGGGGAGGAGACCAGATAGGGTCTCTGATGGTTTGAGTAGAAGGCACACCACCCTGGccttttcatttaacttttcctACGGTAAGATGTGCTGCataatgatttcctttctttcactggGAAATTATAATTCTCAGTGAGTCATTCCTCTCGCCAGGGGAAATGACTCAGAAAATCTTCATTTcccagtgaaagaaagaaatcctataTAGCCCATTTTATGTAACTTTaattggatgtaaatttgaaCTCTTacattataaaattcattttaagtgCAAACTTGTCAATTCCTTAAAGTTTATCAATAATGGCCTAATTTCAAATCTTGACAAATGAATCTGAAACTAAGATTTTTCCCTTTAACTTAGGGTAGGTTTTACTGGGCAAACATTCACCAGCCTGGCCAGATTGGCCCGGTTATGCAAGTTTTGAACTAAGGGATCTTTAGAAAGCCATTTTATATGCTAACTGTGGCCATTTGCacatcatgcatttttttttttttaaataaatgcaccTGAGAACACCAAAAACAACTTCCCCAAGTTCCCACCTCCAACCTATCAGGAAATTCaaggagaggcacctgggaggGCTTAGCAAGCAGCAAAGTGGCTTTTATAGCTAGGAAATTGTTACAGAAGACAAGGTCCTTGCCCTGGAGAAGATCGTTTTCCTGTGGAGGAGTGTAAGCAACCACAGCAAATCTGTGTTCTTCTCAGCTTTCACCAAGAGCAAGAACACGCGCTAGGTGGTGGGGCTGAGGGAAGGTTTGACCCAAATGAGAATTAAATCCTGATGGAAGGGAAGTCTGGGAGCTTGGTCTACCAAATACCACAGGAGGACTGAGGTTACAGGCCAGGCGAAGTCTTGGCTGTAGGCACAGTCCTGTACATTAGGTTAGGTTTCCCGGCATCCCTGGCCCTTACCCACTAAATGCATTAGCATTCCTCCCAAGAGAGGATTTGTCTGTAGGTATTACAAAATATCCCATATCCCACAGGATGGGGGCAAAAATCTGTACCTGATTGAGGTATGGGGCTAGAAGGAAACGAGGGGAGGATTGCTAGATCAGAACTACAAAGGGCAACAGACTAAAGCAGACTTTATTGGAAACCATTTGTGACAAACGCCTAGAAGCGTTTGTTACAGATTGGAACTAAGAAACAGTGGGAACAGAGAGCTATCTGTATACTAAGGAAAACAAACGTCAGCTGGCCTAAGTTTCGTGTTGACATACAGAGTTAATAAAGTAGAACAGCACCCCACCGCCAGAAatcaaaaaaacccagaactgcATCAACTTTGCTTACTGTTacctgtacctcagtttcctctagAAGTAGGCAGAGACCATTTTGAGGACGAGTTTTGTTACCAGAAGAGTCGTGCCACTAGGGGGACACCACCGCACTATAGGAGATTCCAGGTCTTAACCAGGGCAAGCTTGATCAGTCGTAACCTAACCCGATGCCCAAATATTTGAGACCACAAGCCCACCCAACCTAAAAGCCACCCAAGCGCTTAACAAGTGTGGACAGCCGCTTCCTGTGACAAGTTAAGTGGCTCTGAAAAGAGCCGTTGGGGTAAAAGTAGCGGTTCTGTTGCGTCCTTTGCACGCCCTTACTTCGAGCTGGTGTATTTGGTGACAGCCTTGGTGCCCTCGGACACGGCGTGCTTGGCCAGCTCGCCGGGCAGCAGCAGACGCACGGCTGTCTGGATCTCCCGGGACGTGATGGTCGAGCGCTTGTTGTAATGCGCCAGGCGAGAGGCTTCACCGGCGATGCGCTCGAAGATGTCGTTGACGAACGAGTTCATGATGCCCATGGCCTTGGACGAGATGCCGGTGTCCGGGTGAACCTGTTTCAACACCTTATACACATAGACGGAATAGCTCTCCTTACGACTACGCTTGCGCTTCTTGCCGTCCTTCTTCTGCACTTTCGTAACAGCTTTCTTAGAGCCCTTCTTGGGAGCGGGAGCCGACTTCGCTGGATCAGGCATTTTTGCTAGAAGAAACGCCACACAGCCGAAACGATCCGGACTACATTCAAGCGGCTTCGTTACGCGCTACTTATAGAGCCCGTATGCAAATGAAGGCTCGCATAGGACTGCATTTTTATTGGTTAATTTCCAACAAGGTCGTCATACAGGGGTGGAGTCTATGCAAATAATAGCTTCTGCTAGCGCTTCCTTAATGGCTATCAGAGCAAACGTCTTCTTAGCCAATTGAAATGTTCCGTTTCAGACCAACCAATAAGTTACGTAAAAGTATAGTTCACCTGTTTGGGGTGTTTGGGGATGGTTATTACTTTTCAGTTGTACTTGCATACGGAAAAGATCCGAAGTgcccatttctatttttgcatCACTTTACTTCCTACACtttgtggaaatttgttttgCCTTTGGGTTTCGGAGCAGTAACAAacatctcaaaaaaacaaaacaaaacaaaaaaaacccaacccatcAGGAATTTCCCTCAAATTCCTATTCGTGTTTGCACTGCCTGTCTTATGCAATAGGGTATTAGATATTAGATCCATACAACTCTTAAGACACATAAACCAGGAAAAAGGCTCCCATTTGCAAACCAGGACTTACATCCAGCTTAGTCTTAACCGTAAAATCTAGTTGAAAACCCAAATCCCCAACCCGGCAGTTATCACAAACCCACACGACCTCCTTCCCGCTTCGTTTCTATATCCAGATTCGTGCTAACGCTTTGTACGAGTAGCGTGTTAACGTTACAAACGACTAGTAGAGCAGAGTCCACCCCCTTGCAAGTTTTTCCTCAAACTAGTAAGGCTGACGCTGTAGACTAACTCAACATATGTAAAAGCTTAGGCAAAAGCGATCTAAGCCCAGCTTCAGCTGTTCCCTCTAGTGCCTGTCAGCCGACCAAAGTTCAGACATTGTGATCTTCCTACCCACCATGTGCGAGTTTCCCCTCATCCCTCTACCCAAAGCACCAGTGCACAACAGTACACCCCACACCAGGTGAGATAGGCGACACAGCTACTCCTCGTGAAAACATGGGTGGCTCTGAAAAGAGCCGTTAGGTGGTCCACTTAAAAGCACAGGCCTTAAGCCCGCTCCCCGCGGATACGGCGAGCCAGCTGGATGTCCTTGGGCATGATGGTGACGCGCTTGGCGTGGATGGCGCACAGGTTCGTGTCCTCGAACAGCCCCACCAGGTAGGCCTCGCTCGCCTCCTGCAGCGCCATCACGGCCGAGCTCTGGAAGCGCAGGTCCGTCTTGAAGTCCTGCGCGATTTCGCGCACCAGCCGTTGGAACGGCAGCTTGCGGATCAGCAGCTCGGTGGACTTCTGGTAGCGCCGGATCTCCCGCAGGGCCACGGTGCCCGGCCGGTAGCGGTGCGGCTTCTTCACGCCGCCCGTGGCGGGCGCGCTCTTGCGGGCCGCCTTGGTGGCCAGCTGCTTCCGCGGGGCCTTGCCGCCGGTCGACTTGCGGGCGGTCTGCTTTGTACGGGCCATAATGCCTTACTGACTTTATTCAAGAAGTACTAGGCAGTCATATTTATAGACATAGCCTCCTCTTGATTGGACCAGAACGGTTAAGAACTTCCAGACTTGTGATCTCATTGGCTAgatttcaatccttttttttaCTCGGGTAGATTATAATGCTAATCTCTTTCCCTTATTACTTCATCTTTCCgtacttttttgtaattttatcggtcacagattttttttttttttaggccgTTCCTTTAAATTGATGTCACTTTTGTAAGAGCAGTTTTGAAAGTGTTTTTGCAAGCTTGGGATTCAGGTTCCTTCGAAATAAAAGCGTGCCTTCCCATGAACTAGGTTTCAGTCTACATTTCTAGTTGAGTTACTGTAACTCCAATACCACAGCTAACATTTTGCGCCTCACCCTCTGCTAAGCGCGTTAGTTGCATTACAGTATGACTGGGACTCAAAACAATATGCAGTTGAAAGAACCAAACACTGAATTTACCTTTACCCAACTTCGGAACTACGCCGAAGCCCTGGGCTGATCACCACCGACTTGCAGTGTAGAGCCTTGAGCCTTCCCCCTTTCTTTAACCTTTTCACCTTGGAACGCGCCTCCCTCCCCTCAATGGCCAATTAGGTCCAAGAGACGAAACGCGTCTAAATCAGGGAATATAAGACGAGAAAcgttattttctcctttataatgGTGAATAGTTTCTAAATAGTCAATTTGCTGGTCGGTCAgattaaaagctaaaataaagtttcaaagtaaacaaattacTTGTTGATTACGGAGTTACTaacatattttcttcaattaaGTAGTTTCATCTAAAAGTTTCACCTGAaagtttcatcttttttattctctatagAGAAATCGAAGATCCTCTGCTTTTCAGTTGTTTCATATGCTTTGTAGCATTGCTTGGAAAACTGCATGTCATGAAACAAGTGATGTAAGGTTACCAATGCTTAAATTGGTGAATacttaacataaaaattttaatcgTATGTTTATTCTATTGAAAAAGCCTTGCATCCAAACCTTTAGTAACTCACACCTGTGAACAAAATCAAGCCCAAGAAGCTTAAAACTTACTTTATGGTGTCAATATGAATTACCATCTTCCTGTTAGGGGCAAGTGATTTTGAGGCGATTTCCTGAACACTAAATAACTTAGAAACTTTGTATCTAC comes from the Acinonyx jubatus isolate Ajub_Pintada_27869175 chromosome C1, VMU_Ajub_asm_v1.0, whole genome shotgun sequence genome and includes:
- the LOC106982106 gene encoding histone H2B type 2-F → MPDPAKSAPAPKKGSKKAVTKVQKKDGKKRKRSRKESYSVYVYKVLKQVHPDTGISSKAMGIMNSFVNDIFERIAGEASRLAHYNKRSTITSREIQTAVRLLLPGELAKHAVSEGTKAVTKYTSSK